The following proteins are co-located in the Fodinibius salicampi genome:
- a CDS encoding TonB-dependent receptor yields MQTGITFSRRALIIAIILFGLTELASAQFQYSNTPLLQIIEDIEQKTDFRFLYREALVSDINLSFSARSDNLFPRFRDLLHPQRLNLQIDSTRNQAIIFQLKNAGITSKKVSVQGQVVNASSGERLPFGVVTWQEGQITRGVSANESGSFTFSRSLERDSLEIRCSYVGYTSKTLTLDFSQSSAINELTCRLQPTRIEGNELIVTGTNVYSNIDRQVSDLLDMGTFSPMGESNTLRALQTLPSVSLAPALGSGLNVRGSPADGFQVLVDDITIYNQSHLFGLIDSFNSDVLQRSSFFYDIAPAQFQAPPGGTLSLYTKSGSTKEFSGSAGISNSAARISLEGPINKGNSSWLISGRTSYMNTLNWLNNDDLIEWGLNVDRNKEVLGDDLVNFESSLVRAGETDASFFDLHGKIHFEGTDGSRFIISGYFGGDNTRQEATRLYRSFSSSDGTDIENRPVSTTNDWQNGAGSIQYQQWLGENVYASSTIGASIYQTSFNKEDFTYITLNQSSGALQAFVFPYESQSVLNELKADQQFEFTYDPWLITGGGSYHYYMGEYFEDSFERPGYFTSQEAHQADAYAQLDYSGVRWLDIFGGARLHYYSNGEYLRWSPRTKLTLFPDSDLSVSGGFSRNHQFLNKISLSNTVTSDVWTLVDADHPPTSVNYYSGGIYYTPSDHFFVRAEAYHKKFDNIRLHEINTFSLSNTFNDNPWYNNNNGAGKGIEFLLQNRYRLIKLTQTFTISEMTLSNPQINEGEPFFADWDRTYRYNATLSFEPSRNISLFLSWMYATGTPNKLATFGPQNDQRLGDYQRADISAEYTHSFGERHLNLSFSVFNILDRQNPWYRELSFVIDQNTSQNRFRSVPVDVYDIGFQPSFNISVDF; encoded by the coding sequence ATGCAAACAGGAATCACTTTCAGCAGGAGAGCCCTTATTATTGCCATCATTCTCTTTGGGCTAACGGAATTAGCATCGGCCCAGTTTCAGTATAGTAATACCCCGCTATTACAAATAATTGAGGATATCGAACAAAAAACCGATTTCCGATTTCTCTATCGCGAAGCCCTTGTTTCGGATATCAATCTGAGCTTTTCGGCCCGTTCGGATAACCTGTTCCCCCGATTCCGCGATCTATTGCATCCGCAACGGTTAAACCTGCAAATCGACAGTACTCGCAACCAGGCTATTATTTTCCAGCTGAAAAATGCAGGAATAACCTCAAAAAAAGTATCGGTGCAGGGACAGGTAGTAAATGCTTCCTCCGGCGAACGACTACCTTTCGGCGTCGTAACCTGGCAGGAAGGGCAGATAACCAGGGGAGTAAGTGCCAACGAAAGCGGATCATTTACATTCAGCCGAAGCTTGGAAAGGGATTCACTTGAAATCCGCTGCTCGTATGTTGGATATACTTCCAAAACCCTGACACTGGATTTTTCGCAAAGCAGTGCTATTAATGAGTTAACATGCCGCCTGCAGCCCACTCGTATTGAGGGCAACGAACTCATTGTTACCGGTACAAACGTTTACAGTAATATCGACCGGCAAGTTTCAGACCTTCTCGATATGGGTACATTCAGCCCCATGGGCGAAAGCAACACCCTCCGGGCGTTACAAACGCTGCCTTCGGTGTCGCTGGCCCCGGCCCTGGGTAGCGGACTCAATGTAAGGGGAAGTCCGGCCGATGGTTTCCAAGTATTGGTGGACGATATCACCATCTACAATCAAAGTCATCTCTTTGGGTTAATTGACAGCTTTAATTCAGATGTACTGCAGCGCAGCAGCTTTTTCTATGATATTGCCCCTGCCCAGTTCCAGGCGCCGCCCGGCGGTACGCTTTCCCTGTATACCAAATCAGGTTCCACCAAAGAATTTTCGGGCTCTGCCGGTATCAGCAATTCCGCTGCTCGCATTTCGCTTGAAGGGCCCATAAATAAAGGAAACAGCAGCTGGCTTATATCAGGCCGCACCTCCTACATGAATACCTTAAACTGGCTCAATAACGATGACCTGATCGAATGGGGACTGAATGTAGACAGAAACAAAGAAGTGTTGGGGGATGATCTCGTTAATTTTGAATCCAGTCTCGTCCGTGCCGGTGAGACGGATGCCTCGTTCTTCGACCTGCATGGAAAAATTCATTTTGAAGGAACTGACGGCAGCCGATTTATCATAAGCGGGTATTTCGGGGGAGACAACACTCGCCAGGAAGCAACCCGCCTGTACCGATCATTTTCATCCTCGGACGGAACCGATATCGAAAACCGGCCCGTATCAACGACTAACGACTGGCAAAACGGCGCCGGAAGCATTCAGTATCAGCAGTGGCTGGGCGAAAATGTATACGCAAGCTCTACGATTGGAGCAAGCATCTATCAGACATCTTTCAATAAAGAGGATTTTACCTATATCACTCTCAACCAGAGCAGCGGAGCCCTGCAGGCCTTTGTTTTTCCCTATGAAAGCCAGAGCGTACTTAATGAATTAAAAGCCGACCAGCAGTTCGAATTTACCTATGATCCCTGGCTCATAACCGGCGGAGGCTCCTACCACTACTATATGGGAGAATATTTTGAAGATTCCTTCGAACGACCCGGCTATTTTACCTCCCAGGAAGCGCATCAGGCCGATGCCTATGCCCAGCTGGATTACAGTGGAGTACGCTGGCTGGATATTTTTGGCGGTGCGCGGTTGCATTACTATTCGAACGGGGAGTACTTGCGATGGTCGCCCCGTACCAAACTAACACTATTCCCGGATTCTGATCTCTCCGTCTCAGGTGGATTTAGCCGCAATCACCAATTCCTCAACAAAATTTCGCTCAGCAATACCGTAACATCCGATGTTTGGACCCTGGTTGATGCTGATCATCCCCCGACCTCAGTCAACTATTATTCCGGCGGAATCTATTACACCCCATCCGACCACTTCTTTGTAAGGGCCGAAGCTTATCACAAAAAGTTTGATAACATTCGCCTTCACGAAATCAATACATTTTCACTCAGCAATACCTTTAACGACAATCCCTGGTATAACAATAACAACGGAGCGGGAAAAGGGATTGAGTTTCTGCTGCAAAACCGGTACCGGCTCATCAAGCTTACCCAAACGTTTACGATCTCAGAGATGACCTTATCGAATCCCCAAATTAATGAAGGAGAACCATTTTTTGCTGACTGGGACCGTACCTACCGGTACAACGCTACCCTCAGTTTTGAACCTTCAAGGAATATTTCACTGTTTTTGTCGTGGATGTATGCCACCGGGACCCCTAACAAACTCGCTACTTTTGGACCCCAGAATGATCAGCGCCTCGGCGATTACCAGCGTGCCGATATATCAGCCGAATACACTCATTCATTCGGAGAAAGGCATTTAAACCTGTCGTTTTCTGTTTTTAACATTCTGGACAGACAGAATCCCTGGTACCGCGAACTTTCATTTGTGATCGACCAGAACACCTCACAAAACCGGTTTCGAAGTGTTCCCGTAGACGTCTATGACATTGGCTTCCAGCCTTCGTTTAACATCAGCGTGGACTTTTGA
- a CDS encoding FecR family protein, with translation MADQLPHNDKDLQLAQSIGRARNKETSLDSISSDDPLVTNLLSYRKQKIQSAEIDDGEKRQVWDDIASATQSSSESNITKLFHTATLRWAAAAVLLIGALISFIYLEFYQQPELLAESQTTITTVNLSDGSTVTLRPHSQLFLLKQDRSVQRYKLDGEGFFEVTTNAERTFSVETEIGRVSVLGTSFTVSSWGRQTQVYLQEGAVKIEALQQDSSIVLEPGQSASVTNINSVPTLQSISKEEFLDWLDRQLVFENRPANLIIGELEQEFNISITIPEETGNKKLTGQLSLQNLETALQDLEIVLGGTFTQTGDQSYTFETQ, from the coding sequence ATGGCTGATCAGCTTCCACATAACGACAAGGATTTACAGCTGGCCCAATCCATTGGAAGAGCCCGCAACAAGGAGACTTCGCTGGATAGCATCAGCAGTGATGATCCACTGGTTACAAACCTGCTTTCGTACCGGAAACAAAAAATACAATCCGCCGAAATCGATGATGGGGAAAAAAGACAGGTTTGGGATGACATTGCATCCGCAACCCAATCCTCTTCCGAATCGAATATTACCAAACTCTTCCATACAGCCACTCTGCGATGGGCAGCCGCCGCTGTACTCTTGATCGGTGCTTTGATCAGCTTTATATACCTGGAATTCTATCAGCAGCCGGAACTGCTGGCCGAATCTCAAACGACTATTACAACGGTTAATCTCAGCGACGGCAGTACAGTAACGCTTCGCCCACACTCCCAACTTTTTTTACTAAAACAGGACCGTTCTGTCCAACGCTATAAACTGGACGGAGAAGGATTCTTCGAAGTAACCACGAATGCGGAACGCACCTTTTCGGTTGAAACCGAAATCGGGCGTGTCAGCGTGCTGGGCACATCTTTTACGGTTAGCTCCTGGGGCAGACAGACGCAGGTATACCTGCAAGAAGGCGCGGTTAAAATAGAGGCCCTCCAACAGGACAGCAGTATTGTGCTGGAACCCGGGCAGTCTGCTTCTGTTACCAATATAAACAGCGTCCCCACCCTTCAATCGATCTCCAAAGAAGAATTTCTGGATTGGCTTGACCGGCAGCTGGTGTTTGAAAACAGACCGGCGAATCTTATTATCGGTGAACTGGAACAAGAGTTTAATATTTCGATTACCATTCCCGAAGAGACTGGTAATAAGAAACTCACCGGCCAACTGTCGCTGCAAAACCTGGAAACCGCACTTCAAGATCTGGAAATCGTATTAGGCGGTACCTTTACTCAAACGGGCGACCAAAGCTATACTTTCGAAACGCAATAG
- a CDS encoding DNA-binding domain-containing protein, translating to MSLEYHLVPTHITDNPNDYRAVSRNSKSYTLEDVFKNMTREGSTITTAEAMAVFEEITRGITEFLKEGYTVITPLVNLSSSVTGVFKGKDELFDPNQHGVRLNINSGIRLRDIPASIRPTLVQRVKAAPSINYLFDNISDTRNEIITPGGGARIKGDLLKYDDEDPKQGIFFINTGDQSEHRVERSPLRNMPKELIFMLPDLPEGEYRLEVRSIPYGASTLRSGRLADPVTVAP from the coding sequence ATGAGTCTTGAATATCACCTGGTGCCTACCCATATCACAGATAACCCGAATGATTACCGGGCGGTAAGCCGAAACAGCAAAAGCTATACGCTTGAGGATGTATTTAAAAATATGACCCGCGAGGGATCCACCATTACCACCGCCGAGGCCATGGCAGTGTTCGAGGAGATTACACGGGGGATCACAGAATTCCTGAAAGAAGGATATACGGTTATTACGCCCTTAGTTAACCTGTCATCAAGTGTAACAGGGGTTTTTAAAGGAAAAGATGAGCTGTTCGATCCAAACCAGCACGGTGTTCGGTTAAATATCAATTCCGGGATACGCCTTCGAGACATTCCGGCTTCCATCCGTCCCACCCTGGTACAGAGAGTAAAAGCAGCCCCTTCTATCAACTACCTTTTTGATAATATCTCAGATACACGAAACGAGATCATTACCCCCGGTGGCGGCGCCCGTATCAAAGGGGATCTGCTGAAATATGACGACGAAGATCCCAAGCAGGGCATCTTTTTTATCAATACCGGGGATCAAAGCGAGCACCGGGTGGAGCGGTCCCCACTTCGCAATATGCCGAAAGAACTTATCTTTATGCTTCCGGATCTGCCCGAAGGGGAATACCGACTGGAAGTGCGCAGTATTCCATACGGCGCCTCAACCCTGCGGTCAGGCCGCCTTGCCGATCCAGTAACCGTAGCACCGTAA
- a CDS encoding Nramp family divalent metal transporter has translation MSELTKGRPKDPYVLKREDIKEPPKTLLGTVRYLGPGFVLSAAIVGSGELIATTTLGARAGFVTFWVIILSCLVKVALQLEFGKHAISNGETIMSAFNKLPGWKFRDINWTIWTWLFIQLFKLLQVGGIVGGVAITMNIFFPSVNVTLWTFITAILASLLVFRGYYIFVERFSLVMIAFFTVLTFLSVYFMQFTEFAISWTDIQYGLELNLPTAMVGVAIGAFGLTGVGGDEIMYYHYWCIEKGYASYTGPVEKTEAWTNRAKGWIKVMYWDAFLSMIVYTLVTAAFYILGASVLHVQDRIPEGFQMIETLSGMYTETLGPGARNVFLICAIVVLFSTLFTALASWTRIFSDAFGKLGFLDFHDIEQRRKAIAIFAWVFPMLWAIMFLFVQLPVLMVIIGGFFTSVLLLIVIFAAVHFRYVQLDARLKPGRLYDIAFWLSIIAILLAAVYSIIRFSL, from the coding sequence ATGAGTGAGCTAACAAAAGGTCGTCCAAAAGATCCCTATGTGCTGAAAAGGGAGGATATCAAAGAGCCTCCGAAGACTTTATTGGGAACCGTTCGGTACCTGGGGCCAGGGTTTGTACTTTCAGCGGCCATTGTCGGCTCCGGCGAGTTAATTGCAACCACCACACTTGGGGCAAGAGCTGGTTTTGTAACATTCTGGGTGATTATCCTAAGCTGCCTGGTTAAAGTAGCCCTTCAACTGGAGTTTGGGAAGCATGCGATCAGTAACGGCGAGACGATAATGAGCGCCTTTAACAAGCTGCCGGGATGGAAATTCAGAGATATTAACTGGACGATCTGGACATGGCTTTTCATTCAGCTTTTCAAACTGTTACAGGTCGGTGGGATTGTTGGGGGCGTAGCTATCACAATGAATATCTTTTTTCCATCGGTAAATGTCACTCTCTGGACATTTATAACGGCTATTCTGGCTTCGCTGCTTGTTTTCAGGGGCTATTATATTTTTGTAGAGCGTTTTTCTCTTGTGATGATTGCCTTCTTCACAGTTCTCACCTTTTTGTCTGTGTATTTTATGCAATTCACCGAATTTGCCATCTCCTGGACAGATATTCAGTACGGACTTGAGCTTAATCTCCCCACAGCGATGGTGGGGGTAGCCATCGGGGCGTTTGGTCTTACGGGAGTGGGCGGGGATGAAATTATGTACTACCATTACTGGTGTATCGAAAAAGGGTATGCCTCATATACCGGACCCGTAGAAAAAACAGAAGCGTGGACAAATCGTGCAAAAGGATGGATTAAAGTGATGTATTGGGATGCGTTTTTGTCGATGATCGTGTATACACTTGTAACGGCGGCTTTTTATATTTTAGGAGCCTCCGTACTGCATGTACAGGATCGCATTCCCGAAGGATTCCAGATGATCGAAACGCTTTCCGGGATGTACACTGAAACGCTGGGTCCCGGGGCAAGGAATGTCTTTTTGATCTGTGCGATCGTGGTTTTGTTTTCAACACTTTTTACTGCCCTTGCAAGCTGGACGAGAATTTTTTCAGATGCATTCGGAAAACTTGGCTTCCTGGATTTTCACGACATTGAACAGCGGAGAAAAGCAATTGCAATCTTTGCCTGGGTTTTCCCGATGCTTTGGGCCATCATGTTTCTCTTTGTGCAACTTCCTGTGTTGATGGTGATCATCGGCGGATTCTTCACTTCTGTACTCCTTTTAATTGTGATTTTTGCGGCGGTTCATTTCAGATATGTACAGCTCGATGCTCGCCTTAAACCCGGAAGGCTATATGACATTGCCTTTTGGTTGAGCATCATAGCTATTTTATTGGCGGCCGTGTATAGCATAATCCGGTTTTCTTTGTGA
- a CDS encoding alpha/beta hydrolase gives MMQIQLPAKPRRRRQQMGWSERYSGILKLLCCLSLVFLFTSNSARAQDDLKVIQGESSNSNWIHFSDAHNALYHHLAGQAYDLLDKRSATISELNTLSDWQKRQEEVRQTLTRIVGPFPEKTPLNAEVMRTIEKDNYKVEHIIYESQPGFHVTSSLFIPRDLQEQAPAILYLSGHTQDAYRSSTYQDTILNLVKKGFVVFAIDPVGQGERVEYYDPESGSSIVGSATREHSYTGAQAFINGSSLARYMIWDGIRAVDYLHSRDEVDSDRIGITGRSGGGTQAAYIAAFDQRIHAAAPGAFITNFRRLLQSIGPQDAEQNFYHGIAAGIDHADLLEVRAPKPALMINTTEDFFSIHGARETASEVSEIYELYDQPDLFTAVEDSGGHTSTPQNRKAMYAFFQQHLDNPGNNTDQEVNILSDEEIQVTRTGQLATEFDGEGETVFSLNRREAKQNIDKLRSSRENLEEHLPEVLKSAKELSGYQEPKEIEKPVFTGRIQREGYAIEKYFVKGEGDYPIPYLLMIPDRPNGKALLYLHPEGKSAEAVEGGEMGWFVRNGYTVLAPDLIGTGETGPGDLANYTTQVKDFNSTSFDVWTNSVLIGRSITGIRAGDVVRLTRLLKREHKSEEIYGLARQDMSPVLLHAAAFEPSISRVALLEPYSSYRSLIMNRFYDPGLHKSAVAGALKAYDLTDLAAALAPGKLLIAGMTNGAGEMVDINSKTAGKDLEVIKTAYEEAKARDQLTITTQMNNIEELFEYWIEK, from the coding sequence ATGATGCAAATACAATTACCGGCAAAGCCTAGACGCCGACGGCAGCAGATGGGATGGTCAGAACGATATTCCGGAATTCTTAAGCTTCTCTGTTGTTTGTCTCTGGTTTTTTTGTTTACAAGCAATAGTGCCAGGGCACAGGATGATCTGAAAGTCATACAGGGGGAAAGCAGCAATAGCAATTGGATTCACTTCAGCGATGCACACAACGCGCTGTACCATCACCTTGCCGGCCAGGCGTATGATCTGTTGGACAAACGATCTGCCACCATATCCGAGTTAAATACGTTGTCCGATTGGCAGAAAAGACAGGAGGAAGTACGCCAAACGCTCACAAGAATTGTGGGACCCTTTCCTGAGAAAACGCCTTTAAATGCAGAGGTGATGCGGACGATTGAGAAGGATAATTATAAAGTGGAGCATATCATTTATGAGTCACAGCCGGGATTTCATGTCACTTCTTCCCTTTTTATTCCCAGGGATCTGCAGGAGCAAGCCCCGGCCATACTCTACCTGAGCGGACATACCCAGGATGCATACAGAAGCTCCACCTATCAGGATACCATCTTGAATTTAGTGAAGAAAGGGTTTGTGGTATTTGCTATCGATCCGGTCGGACAGGGGGAGCGGGTGGAGTATTACGATCCTGAAAGCGGAAGCTCAATCGTCGGCAGTGCAACAAGAGAGCATTCCTATACCGGGGCACAGGCTTTTATCAATGGCAGCTCCCTGGCGCGATATATGATTTGGGATGGCATCCGGGCAGTGGATTATTTGCATTCCAGGGATGAGGTGGACTCCGATAGGATTGGGATAACCGGCCGCTCAGGCGGGGGAACCCAGGCAGCTTATATAGCGGCTTTTGACCAGCGCATACATGCCGCTGCGCCGGGAGCTTTTATAACGAACTTCAGGCGCCTGCTGCAGTCCATCGGTCCGCAGGATGCCGAGCAAAACTTTTATCATGGCATTGCTGCGGGCATTGACCATGCTGACTTGCTTGAGGTTCGGGCTCCCAAGCCTGCCTTGATGATCAATACCACCGAGGACTTTTTTAGTATTCACGGAGCGAGGGAGACGGCTTCAGAAGTATCGGAAATCTATGAATTATATGATCAGCCAGATCTTTTTACGGCAGTGGAAGATAGCGGAGGACATACATCCACTCCACAAAACCGAAAGGCTATGTATGCTTTTTTTCAGCAACATCTGGATAATCCCGGAAACAACACCGACCAGGAGGTGAATATCCTGAGTGATGAAGAGATTCAGGTAACCCGTACGGGTCAGCTGGCTACAGAATTTGACGGAGAAGGAGAAACCGTCTTTAGTTTAAATCGCAGGGAGGCGAAACAGAACATTGACAAGTTACGCTCGTCCAGAGAAAATCTTGAGGAGCATCTTCCTGAAGTATTGAAATCTGCTAAAGAGCTGTCCGGCTACCAGGAGCCCAAAGAAATTGAGAAACCGGTCTTTACCGGACGCATCCAGCGGGAGGGCTATGCAATTGAGAAGTACTTTGTGAAAGGCGAAGGAGATTATCCGATTCCTTACCTGCTTATGATTCCGGATCGGCCCAATGGCAAGGCGCTGCTATATTTACATCCTGAAGGCAAGTCTGCGGAAGCTGTGGAAGGTGGCGAGATGGGATGGTTTGTCCGGAATGGATACACCGTACTGGCCCCGGATTTAATTGGAACCGGAGAAACGGGTCCCGGCGATTTGGCTAATTATACGACCCAGGTCAAGGACTTTAATTCCACCTCTTTCGATGTATGGACCAATTCCGTACTCATCGGCCGAAGCATTACCGGAATACGGGCGGGAGATGTAGTCCGGCTCACCCGGCTGTTGAAAAGAGAACATAAGTCGGAAGAAATCTATGGACTGGCCCGCCAGGACATGTCGCCGGTTCTGCTGCATGCCGCTGCATTTGAGCCGTCCATCAGCAGAGTAGCCCTGCTGGAACCCTATTCTTCCTATCGATCTCTGATAATGAATCGCTTTTATGATCCCGGTTTACATAAGAGTGCAGTGGCCGGCGCGCTTAAAGCCTATGATTTGACGGATCTTGCCGCTGCACTGGCGCCGGGAAAGCTCCTGATAGCTGGAATGACCAATGGAGCCGGAGAAATGGTCGATATAAATAGTAAAACGGCCGGAAAAGATTTAGAGGTAATAAAGACAGCATATGAAGAGGCAAAGGCCCGCGACCAGCTGACCATAACAACTCAGATGAACAATATAGAGGAACTATTTGAGTATTGGATTGAGAAATAA